Proteins co-encoded in one Ignavibacteria bacterium genomic window:
- a CDS encoding histone H1: MEKYKQLLDAVQAMEADFHKFYEKEQSAAGTRIRKSLSDLKKLAQDLRENVQETKNSRKG; this comes from the coding sequence ATGGAGAAATACAAGCAGTTATTAGACGCGGTTCAAGCTATGGAGGCTGATTTCCACAAATTCTATGAAAAGGAACAATCAGCAGCCGGTACAAGAATCAGAAAAAGCCTTAGCGACCTTAAAAAACTCGCTCAGGACCTTCGTGAGAATGTTCAGGAAACAAAGAATTCACGCAAAGGTTAG
- a CDS encoding biotin transporter BioY yields MSVITKSENIISYIKDKVISHPLFGIASFSILMAIAAQITIPMKPVPTTLQSMIVVLSGAMLGSRKGFYAMIAYLGMGIAGLPVFAQSPELAPGIARLFGPTGGYLLAFPLAAWLTGFVIERKSDYLTSVLTFFGAHVVILGMGALYLDLFLAGGFDKTLELGVIIFSVSTVVKVFAASLILKSLRK; encoded by the coding sequence ATGTCCGTGATTACAAAATCAGAAAATATTATTTCTTACATTAAAGATAAAGTGATATCACATCCACTGTTTGGTATCGCATCCTTTTCAATTCTGATGGCAATTGCTGCACAAATTACAATTCCGATGAAACCTGTTCCTACAACACTTCAATCCATGATTGTGGTACTGTCGGGAGCAATGCTTGGTTCCAGAAAAGGTTTTTACGCCATGATCGCTTATTTGGGCATGGGAATTGCAGGATTACCTGTGTTTGCACAGTCACCCGAGCTCGCTCCCGGAATCGCAAGATTGTTCGGACCAACCGGTGGATATCTTCTTGCTTTCCCGCTTGCAGCATGGCTGACCGGCTTTGTCATTGAAAGAAAATCTGATTACTTGACCTCCGTTCTTACATTCTTTGGAGCGCATGTAGTTATTCTTGGAATGGGAGCTCTTTATCTCGATCTTTTCCTTGCAGGCGGTTTCGATAAAACACTTGAACTTGGAGTAATTATCTTCTCGGTTTCGACTGTTGTTAAAGTTTTTGCTGCTTCATTGATCCTTAAATCCCTCAGAAAATAA
- a CDS encoding alpha/beta hydrolase → MKYNFLIDTISGNKIELDVYSGDKSIPKPVVVFVHGFKGFKDWGFFPSAAGFFEEQGYHSIVFNFSHNGITSGNDIFNELEKFEKNTLSLEVDELKEISLRVISNEFCNFNGELFIIGHSRGGAVTLLASPEIKNLSALSVWASISYVDRYTKRQKKEWKQKGCLSFLNTRTGQEMKLDYSFLEDILINKNDKLSVESRVRMLDLPILTIHGEIDLTVPVKDAGNIYSYCKNPSSEFFIVPKAGHTFNMVHPAGDITEQFNEVLNKTESFFRKYNRG, encoded by the coding sequence ATGAAATATAATTTCTTGATAGATACAATATCCGGAAACAAAATTGAGCTGGATGTTTATTCAGGCGACAAGTCAATACCCAAGCCTGTGGTTGTTTTTGTACATGGATTTAAGGGGTTCAAAGACTGGGGTTTTTTCCCTTCGGCAGCCGGATTTTTCGAGGAGCAGGGTTATCATTCAATCGTCTTTAATTTCTCGCACAATGGGATAACCTCCGGAAATGATATTTTCAATGAGCTTGAAAAATTTGAAAAGAACACTCTTTCCTTGGAAGTAGACGAATTAAAAGAGATTTCGTTGCGTGTTATTTCAAATGAATTTTGTAATTTTAATGGTGAATTATTCATTATTGGACACAGCAGGGGCGGAGCAGTTACACTCCTTGCTTCTCCCGAAATTAAAAATCTTAGTGCTTTGTCTGTTTGGGCTTCGATCTCTTATGTCGACAGATATACTAAAAGACAGAAAAAAGAGTGGAAGCAGAAGGGGTGTCTGAGCTTTTTGAACACGCGAACGGGGCAGGAGATGAAGCTCGATTATTCGTTCCTTGAAGATATTTTAATAAATAAAAATGACAAACTGTCAGTTGAGAGCCGTGTAAGAATGCTGGACTTGCCAATTCTTACAATCCATGGCGAGATCGACTTGACCGTACCGGTAAAAGATGCAGGAAACATCTACTCATATTGCAAAAATCCTTCATCAGAGTTTTTTATTGTCCCAAAAGCAGGGCATACATTTAATATGGTACATCCTGCGGGTGATATAACAGAACAATTTAACGAAGTATTAAATAAAACAGAATCTTTTTTTCGAAAATATAACAGAGGTTAG
- a CDS encoding universal stress protein has product MIQFDKILVPIDFSDYSLQALKYASEFAKLYKSKILLVYVVEPVIYPPDLSIGQIALPTLSYQIDEKAKEELGRVARENIPADIEVIPIVKLGKPYLEIIDLAKSEDVDLIIISTHGHTGVEQILFGSTADKVVRKAPCPVLTLREPVKGFDFRDSRA; this is encoded by the coding sequence ATGATACAATTCGATAAAATACTCGTTCCTATCGATTTCAGTGATTACTCTCTTCAGGCTCTTAAATATGCCTCGGAGTTTGCAAAACTGTATAAATCAAAAATTTTACTCGTTTATGTTGTTGAACCCGTAATCTATCCTCCCGATCTTAGTATAGGTCAGATAGCACTTCCAACACTGTCATATCAGATTGATGAAAAAGCCAAGGAGGAACTGGGAAGGGTTGCCAGAGAAAATATCCCTGCTGATATTGAAGTGATTCCAATTGTAAAACTTGGTAAACCATACCTGGAGATAATAGACCTTGCAAAATCTGAAGATGTGGATCTGATCATTATTTCCACTCATGGTCACACAGGTGTCGAGCAGATTCTATTCGGCAGCACAGCAGATAAAGTGGTAAGGAAGGCACCATGTCCTGTTCTTACTCTTCGGGAACCGGTGA
- a CDS encoding 4Fe-4S dicluster domain-containing protein, with translation MMLKIVAFAIVLLTAFIIFSISARRILGFLKLGKPDNRFGDIGLRIKNVIVIAIAQSKLFRDPVAGIVHALIFWGFVLFISAVLETFIQGFAPHFTFAFLGPVFSLMTFTQDVFGLLVIGSVLFALYRRFIQRVKRLEVDREGQLDAAFILVLILFVVLSMMGQNAAHVAKTGHLAEWEVRPVVTYLTGLFGTSGAAENAFEVFWWLHVLLVLGFLNYLPYSKHLHVITSVPNVYFSNPLEKRAQLQPINLADENAEYFGVNDIEKFTWKQLLDGFSCTECGRCESVCPANTVGKPLSPRKIITDVRDRTLDKGPLLISGVKEGEMLEKSLVPNYTSEAELWSCTTCMACVQECPVMIEHVGTIVDMRRHLVLMESNFPAELNNTFKSLESNGSPWAFPASERGAWAEGLGIKTMAEDPNTEYLFWVGCAGSFDDRYKKVSKSFAGIMQKAGIDFRILGSEEQCNGDTARRLGNEYLAQTLMQTNIETLNNYGVKKIVTACPHCFNSLKNEFPQFGGNYEVLHHSEMIDKLISDGKIEIDEKSKEITATYHDSCYIGRYNEIYDAPRNIISKSVATPQIEMTRSKSKGFCCGAGGGRMFMEDSEGGRVNIERSKEAIATGANTIATACPFCMTMMTDGVKALEKSDDVKVRDIAEIVFENTHIHK, from the coding sequence ATGATGTTGAAAATCGTTGCGTTTGCAATCGTTCTTTTAACGGCGTTTATTATTTTTTCGATAAGTGCCAGGAGAATACTGGGTTTTCTTAAACTCGGTAAGCCTGATAACAGGTTTGGTGATATCGGATTAAGAATAAAAAATGTGATAGTGATCGCAATAGCCCAGTCAAAACTTTTCAGAGATCCTGTGGCAGGAATCGTACACGCCCTCATTTTCTGGGGCTTCGTCCTGTTTATTTCTGCAGTTCTTGAGACTTTCATACAGGGATTTGCACCTCATTTTACATTTGCATTTCTTGGCCCTGTTTTTAGTTTGATGACATTCACGCAGGATGTTTTCGGACTCTTGGTTATCGGCTCAGTCCTGTTTGCCTTATACAGAAGGTTTATCCAGAGAGTAAAGAGGCTTGAGGTGGACAGGGAAGGACAACTTGATGCAGCATTTATTCTCGTTTTGATACTGTTTGTTGTTCTTAGTATGATGGGACAAAATGCCGCTCATGTCGCGAAGACAGGTCATCTCGCCGAATGGGAGGTCAGACCGGTTGTAACTTATCTGACTGGGCTTTTTGGTACTTCCGGCGCTGCGGAAAACGCATTTGAAGTCTTTTGGTGGTTGCATGTTTTGCTTGTATTGGGCTTCCTCAACTATCTTCCTTACTCAAAACACCTCCATGTCATCACCTCAGTTCCGAATGTCTATTTCTCGAATCCATTGGAGAAGAGAGCGCAACTTCAGCCGATTAATCTTGCAGATGAAAATGCTGAATATTTTGGTGTGAATGACATTGAAAAGTTTACCTGGAAGCAACTGCTTGATGGTTTTTCATGCACCGAGTGTGGTCGGTGTGAATCTGTTTGTCCGGCGAATACTGTTGGTAAACCGCTTTCACCCCGAAAAATAATCACTGATGTTCGCGACCGAACACTGGACAAAGGACCACTGCTTATATCCGGAGTGAAAGAAGGGGAGATGCTGGAGAAATCTCTTGTCCCCAATTACACTTCCGAAGCCGAACTATGGTCTTGTACCACATGTATGGCTTGTGTTCAGGAGTGTCCGGTAATGATTGAGCATGTGGGTACAATAGTGGATATGCGCCGTCACCTGGTATTAATGGAATCCAATTTCCCGGCTGAATTAAACAATACATTCAAAAGTCTTGAAAGTAATGGCTCCCCTTGGGCATTTCCTGCCTCTGAAAGAGGTGCATGGGCAGAAGGATTGGGAATAAAGACGATGGCAGAAGACCCGAATACTGAATATCTGTTTTGGGTTGGATGCGCAGGCTCTTTCGATGACAGGTACAAAAAAGTATCAAAATCTTTCGCAGGCATAATGCAGAAGGCGGGTATTGACTTCAGAATTTTGGGAAGTGAAGAGCAATGCAACGGAGATACAGCACGCAGGTTGGGAAATGAATATCTCGCACAGACATTGATGCAGACAAACATTGAGACATTGAATAATTATGGCGTCAAGAAAATTGTTACGGCTTGCCCGCACTGCTTCAACTCACTAAAAAATGAGTTTCCTCAGTTTGGTGGAAACTATGAGGTCCTGCATCATTCAGAGATGATCGATAAGCTTATATCTGATGGCAAAATTGAAATTGACGAAAAATCAAAGGAAATTACTGCTACTTATCATGATTCATGCTATATCGGAAGATACAATGAGATTTATGACGCACCAAGAAACATTATCTCGAAATCGGTTGCAACACCACAAATTGAAATGACGCGGAGCAAATCGAAGGGATTTTGTTGCGGAGCCGGTGGCGGCAGGATGTTCATGGAAGATTCCGAGGGGGGAAGAGTGAACATTGAAAGAAGTAAAGAGGCAATAGCAACAGGAGCCAACACCATTGCTACAGCCTGTCCGTTCTGCATGACCATGATGACAGACGGTGTAAAGGCCTTGGAAAAATCGGACGATGTGAAAGTCAGGGACATCGCAGAAATTGTTTTTGAAAACACACACATCCATAAATAA
- a CDS encoding 1-(5-phosphoribosyl)-5-[(5-phosphoribosylamino)methylideneamino] imidazole-4-carboxamide isomerase encodes MSLLVIPSIDIKNGKTVRTVQGIPELGCSGYCDDPLEMAMIWRSENAKMIHVVDFDGIYGSTSVNHSLISQICSSVIIPVEFTGGIRTVKDAEYAFETGVCRVVVASVVIENRKEFYRIFDKFGPSKVVVGIDVIDNEVVIKGRKEKTGIHPADLASQLAGIGVNRFIVADVLTNGMLGGPNIELTRLIAEVTQKRITHSGGIANKEELFAVNALASEGVDSVIIGRALYENRFPCQKIWRLAESGLFD; translated from the coding sequence ATGTCATTGCTAGTAATTCCTTCTATTGATATAAAAAACGGTAAAACAGTTCGTACAGTCCAGGGCATTCCTGAACTGGGATGTTCGGGCTATTGCGATGATCCGCTCGAGATGGCGATGATCTGGCGTAGTGAAAATGCCAAGATGATCCATGTGGTGGATTTTGACGGTATTTATGGTTCCACATCAGTAAATCATTCTCTGATATCACAAATTTGTTCATCTGTAATCATTCCGGTTGAGTTTACAGGTGGCATCAGAACTGTAAAGGATGCAGAATATGCATTCGAAACGGGCGTCTGCAGAGTTGTGGTTGCCTCGGTTGTGATCGAAAACAGAAAAGAATTTTATCGTATTTTTGACAAATTTGGTCCATCAAAAGTGGTGGTTGGAATCGATGTCATTGATAACGAGGTAGTAATCAAGGGACGGAAAGAAAAAACCGGCATTCACCCGGCTGATTTAGCCTCTCAACTTGCAGGTATTGGAGTAAACAGGTTTATCGTTGCTGATGTACTGACAAACGGTATGCTTGGGGGCCCAAATATCGAACTTACAAGGCTGATCGCAGAAGTCACTCAAAAAAGAATCACTCATTCCGGTGGAATCGCGAATAAAGAAGAACTTTTCGCAGTGAATGCATTGGCGTCTGAAGGAGTTGACTCTGTAATTATAGGCAGGGCATTATACGAAAACAGATTCCCCTGTCAAAAAATCTGGCGACTTGCAGAATCGGGTTTATTTGATTAG